TGCGCGCGGCGCAAACTTCCGCGGAAGCGAATCTGTGGGGAAAGCTGCGGGGACGGCGGCTCGGCGGATATAAGTTCGTGCGCCAGGAGCCTATCGAAGGCTTTTTCGCCGACTTCGTTTGCCGAGAACAAAAGCTGGTCATCGAAGTCGACGGAGCAACCCACTCCACCGACGAAGAGGTCGCTTACGACGCTCGCCGCGAGCGCATCTTGAAGGCGGCGGGCTTCCGCATTCTCCGTGTCCAGAACGACGATATCCGCACCAATATTGACGGCGTTTGCGAAACGATCCTGCGAACGCTGGCCCCAGATTCCCTCTCCCCGTGAAACGGGGAGAGGGTTAGGGTGAGGGGCAGGGCCGC
The nucleotide sequence above comes from Methylocystis parvus OBBP. Encoded proteins:
- a CDS encoding endonuclease domain-containing protein; protein product: MWGKLRGRRLGGYKFVRQEPIEGFFADFVCREQKLVIEVDGATHSTDEEVAYDARRERILKAAGFRILRVQNDDIRTNIDGVCETILRTLAPDSLSP